GGGTGTAATAAATGATTTTCCAGATACCGGAAAACAAAGCCACGATGGCATAGCGTTGCCACATCGGCAGCGTGGATTGCCGTAGCCATTCCATATTGTGCTGGGCATTGTTGGGATCGGTCTCCTCACCCAGGTTGTAATGATGCAATAAATCGTGTTCGTGATGCCAGCCGGCCGGGGTCATCCAATCCGGCCAATCCAAAAACCGCCGCCAACCCTTTGCAAACTTCTTGCTGGTGTAGTTTTTGTCCACATCCCGCATTTTATCGAAGGCTTTATGCACGATGGGATGACCTACCCCGGTCCAGCGGGAAAAACTGCCCTGACTGATCAACAACGCGGAAACCGGGTTGGGAAGAATCCAGGCGGTCGCGTAACCCACGAGAGAACAAACCTTGCCCCAGCGCTCGACTTTTTTTAAATGTTCGAAATCGGCAGGACCAATATCGGCTAACGCTTGTTTATGAATTTGGCTGATGTCTTTGGCTAATTGTTCGCGATCAACCGACTGGTAACTATTTAAACTCAAAATGTGTTGTCTCTGTAAAGTGCAAGGAAAGGATTTGAATACCTTCGGATAAAAAGTCAGGATTTAAAGCGTCCGGACGGCGCTTAAAATTAGCGGTTGCGGCCTATAGGGTCGGAACTAACCAAAACTGGCCGGCCAAAACGGTATAAGTCTATAGACTATCCGCATCTTTGCACGCGCTATCAAACTCCCCGACATCCCGCGCGCGAGTATAACGAAGCAACTTTTGCAAATGTCTAAAAAGGATAGAGTGTTGATTTAAATGGTGCCGGCAATAGGAATCGAACCTACGACCTTCGCGTTACGAGTGCGCTGCTCTACCTGCTGAGCTATGCCGGCGTGTGATTGTCTATTTGTAGATGGCTTTGGGGTCTTTCAGTACCGGCTCGGTGGCTTGCCATGCACCATCTTTCAGGCTGCGGTAAAAACAGCTTTCCCGACCGGTGTGGCAGGCGATGCCGCCTTCCTGTTCAATTTTAAGCAATATTACATCAGCATCGCAATCCAATTGCATATCGATGACTTTTTGCCTATGCCCGGACTCCTCGCCCTTGCGCCACAAGCGGTTGCGGGAGCGGGACCAATATACCGCATAACCTTCGGCGACCGTTAAGGCCAGTGACTCGCGATTCATCCAGGCAAACATCACCACGCGGCCGCTGTCATGCAGTTGGGCGATGACCGGCACCAAGCCGTCTGCGGTCCATTGGATTTCCTCCAACCAGCTTTCACTCACAGTCGTACCTCTATACCTCTGGCTTGCATGTGTTTTTTGGCCTGTTCTATCGTATATTCGGCAAAATGGAAAATGCTGGCGGCCAAGACCGCATCGGCTTTACCTTGGGTAATGCCGTCGGCTAGATGGTCCAGATTGCCGACACCGCCGGAAGCGATGACCGGGATGCTGACCGCTTCGCTGATCGCACGGGTCAAAGCCAAGTCGAAGCCGGATTTGGTGCCGTCGCGGTCCATGCTGGTCAATAAAATTTCACCCGCCCCGTAGTCTTTCATTCTGGCAGCCCATTCGACGGCATTGATACCGGTCGGTTTACGGCCGCCGTGGGTAAATATCTCCCAACGGTTTTCCTCGCCTTCCTGACTGACTTTTTTGGCGTCGATAGCCACCACAATACATTGCGAACCAAACTTTTCAGCCGCTTCCTTAACAAACTCCGGGCGAAATACCGCAGCGCTGTTGATGCCCACTTTGTCCGCGCCGGCGTTGAGCATGCGGCGGATGTCTTCCAACACCCGGATGCCGCCGCCGACAGTCAGCGGAATGAATACTTCGCTGGCCACTTGTTCGACGACATGGACGATGGTGTCGCGGTTGTCGTGGGTGGCGGTGATGTCCAGGAAGGTGATCTCGTCGGCGCCCTCTCGGTCGTAGCGACGGGCGATTTCCACCGGGTCGCCGGCATCGCGGATGTCGACAAATTTTACGCCTTTCACGACGCGGCCGTTATCGACATCCAGGCAGGGAATAATACGTTTGGCTAGGCTCATGGTTTACGATTTAGCAGCATTAGCTCAGACATCGGCTCCACCGAAAGACTCGGCGAGCTTTTCGCCTTCGGCAAAATCCAGCGTACCTTCGTAGATGGCCCGGCCGGTGATGGCTCCCATGATGCCTTCGTGGGCTACTTCACCCAACGCGCGAATGTCGTCCAAATTAGTAATGCCACCGGAGGCAATGACCGGGATGTGCACCGAGCGCGCCAATTTTGCAGTGGCTTCGACATTGACGCCTTGCATCATGCCGTCGCGGGAAATATCGGTGTAGATAATGGCGGCAACGCCGTTGGACTCAAATTTTTGCGCCAGGTCAATCACGTCGTGGCGGGACAGTTTCGACCAGCCATCGATCGCTACCTTACCGTCTCTGGCGTCCAGGCCAATGATGATATGACCGGGAAACTCAATCGATACGTCGCGCACGAAATGCGGTTCGCTGACGGCCTTGGTGCCGATAATCACATACTGCACACCGGCTTCCAGATACGCCTGGATGGTGTCTTCATCGCGGATACCGCCGCCGATTTGCACCGGCACATCGGGATAAGCCTGAACAATCTCGTTAATAACCTGGGCATTTTTCGGTTTACCGGCGAAGGCGCCGTCTAAATCGACTAGGTGCAATCGTTTTGCCCCTGCTTCAACCCAGCGCCCGGCCACAGCCACCGGATCGTCGGAGAATACGGTATCGTCTTCCATACGACCCTGGCGCAAACGGACACATTTTCCTTCCTTCAAGTCAATTGCGGGTATCAGCAACATATTTAAATCTCGACAGTTAAAACACTAAATCTAAAGGTTAGTAAAGCCAACATCTAAGGGTTGGGGAGTTACGCGGTTCCATCCCACGCCAGGAAGTTTTGCAATAGCTGCAATCCGACAGTCTGGCTTTTTTCGGGATGAAATTGCACGGCAAACATATTGTCTTTTGCCAGTGCGCAGGTAAAGGCTTGCGGATAATCGGCCGTCGCAGCGCTGTGGCGCACATCGTCCGGCGCTGCATAATAGCTGTGTACGAAATAAAAGCGGCTATGGTCCGGGATGTCGTGCCAGAGCGGATGCGGGTTTTGCTTAACCTGATTCCAGCCCATATGCGGGATTTTCAAAACATTACCCTCGGCATCCAACATGTGATCGGCAAAACGGCGGGCATGACCGGGGAATATATTCAGACAAGCGATGCCATCGTTTTCCTCGCTGTCGGTTAGCAAGGCCTGCATCCCCAGGCAGATGCCCAGAAAAGGCTTGCTTTGCGCTACTTCACGGATCACATCCGCCAAACCACTCTCGTTCAAGGCTTGCATACAATCGCGTATCGCGCCGACGCCTGGAAACACCACGCGATCCGCCGAGCGAATCACTGCGGCATCAGCCGTTATTTGTACGTTTACCCGGCTATCGGCATGTTGAAGCGCTTTGGCAATGGAATGCAGATTTCCCATTCCGTAATCGATAACGGCTACTGATGACATAAAACTAGAGATACAAGGTCGGGGTTTCTAGGCGAAAAATGGGGGAATTATAGACTGCCTTTAGTGGAAGGCATGATACCGGCCATCCGCTCGTCATGGCTGATCGCCATCCTGACGGCCCGGCCGAATGCCTTGAATACGGTTTCGGCAATATGATGCGGATTGCCGCCCTTGATATTATCGATATGCAAGGTCACGCCGGCATGATTCACAAAACCTTGAAAAAACTCTTTAAACAAATCCACGTCGAAATTACCGATGAACGCGCGTTTGAATTCCACTTGATAGAACAAGCCCGGACGGCCGGAGAAATCTACCACCACCCGCGATAACGATTCATCCAGCGGGCAATAAGCGTGGCCGTAACGGTAAATGCCTTTTTTATCGCCCAGTGCTTTGGCAAAGGCTTGACCGAGCGTAATGCCGATGTCTTCCACGCTGTGATGGGCATCAATGTGCAGGTCGCCGTGCGAGACAACCTCTATGTCTATCA
The window above is part of the Methylomonas sp. ZR1 genome. Proteins encoded here:
- the hisI gene encoding phosphoribosyl-AMP cyclohydrolase: MSESWLEEIQWTADGLVPVIAQLHDSGRVVMFAWMNRESLALTVAEGYAVYWSRSRNRLWRKGEESGHRQKVIDMQLDCDADVILLKIEQEGGIACHTGRESCFYRSLKDGAWQATEPVLKDPKAIYK
- the hisF gene encoding imidazole glycerol phosphate synthase subunit HisF, producing MSLAKRIIPCLDVDNGRVVKGVKFVDIRDAGDPVEIARRYDREGADEITFLDITATHDNRDTIVHVVEQVASEVFIPLTVGGGIRVLEDIRRMLNAGADKVGINSAAVFRPEFVKEAAEKFGSQCIVVAIDAKKVSQEGEENRWEIFTHGGRKPTGINAVEWAARMKDYGAGEILLTSMDRDGTKSGFDLALTRAISEAVSIPVIASGGVGNLDHLADGITQGKADAVLAASIFHFAEYTIEQAKKHMQARGIEVRL
- the hisA gene encoding 1-(5-phosphoribosyl)-5-[(5-phosphoribosylamino)methylideneamino]imidazole-4-carboxamide isomerase; the encoded protein is MLLIPAIDLKEGKCVRLRQGRMEDDTVFSDDPVAVAGRWVEAGAKRLHLVDLDGAFAGKPKNAQVINEIVQAYPDVPVQIGGGIRDEDTIQAYLEAGVQYVIIGTKAVSEPHFVRDVSIEFPGHIIIGLDARDGKVAIDGWSKLSRHDVIDLAQKFESNGVAAIIYTDISRDGMMQGVNVEATAKLARSVHIPVIASGGITNLDDIRALGEVAHEGIMGAITGRAIYEGTLDFAEGEKLAESFGGADV
- the hisH gene encoding imidazole glycerol phosphate synthase subunit HisH, with the translated sequence MSSVAVIDYGMGNLHSIAKALQHADSRVNVQITADAAVIRSADRVVFPGVGAIRDCMQALNESGLADVIREVAQSKPFLGICLGMQALLTDSEENDGIACLNIFPGHARRFADHMLDAEGNVLKIPHMGWNQVKQNPHPLWHDIPDHSRFYFVHSYYAAPDDVRHSAATADYPQAFTCALAKDNMFAVQFHPEKSQTVGLQLLQNFLAWDGTA
- the hisB gene encoding imidazoleglycerol-phosphate dehydratase HisB translates to MNPRTAQVERNTLETQIKVSINLDGNGSASFTTGLPFLDHMLDQIARHGLIDIEVVSHGDLHIDAHHSVEDIGITLGQAFAKALGDKKGIYRYGHAYCPLDESLSRVVVDFSGRPGLFYQVEFKRAFIGNFDVDLFKEFFQGFVNHAGVTLHIDNIKGGNPHHIAETVFKAFGRAVRMAISHDERMAGIMPSTKGSL